In the genome of Triticum urartu cultivar G1812 chromosome 5, Tu2.1, whole genome shotgun sequence, one region contains:
- the LOC125508841 gene encoding pre-mRNA-splicing factor 38, with translation MANRTDPLARSIHGTNPQNLVEKIVRAKIYQSNYWKEQCFGLTAETLVDKAMELDHTGGTHGGNRRPTPFLCLALKMLQIQPDKEIVVEFIKNEDYKYVRVLGAFYLRLTGTVADVYQYLEPLYNDYRKIRQKLSDGKFTLTHVDEFIDELLTKDYSCDTALPRIQKRWILEASGTLEPRRSALEDDFDEEEEDKEDGQPMDVDEPNTREKDHLRGRSPTKERDRERERDRDRKHERHHRDRDHDRDRDHDRDYGRGRERDRDRDRGRERDRERDRERDRHRIRDDDYNRDRDRDGRERERRDRDRGRHRSRSRSRSRDRRERDREVGELRKRRGRGSASPPRGRAEDGPREEPNKKRKEKKEKKGSGNGPDPNDPEIIEMNKLRASIGLGPLK, from the exons ATGGCGAACCGCACGGACCCCCTGGCCCGGAGCATCCACGGCACCAACCCTCAGAACCTGGTGGAGAAGATCGTGCGGGCCAAGATCTACCAGAGCAACTACTGGAAGGAGCAGTGCTTCGGCCTCACGGCGGAGACCCTGGTCGACAAGGCCATGGAGCTCGACCACACCGGCGGCACCCACGGCGGCAACCGCAGGCCGACCCCCTTCCTCTGCCTCGCCCTCAAGATGCTCCAGATCCAGCCCGACAAGGAAATCGTCGTCGAGTTCATCAAGAACGAGGACTACAA GTATGTCCGGGTTCTTGGGGCCTTCTACCTGCGCCTCACTGGCACCGTCGCCGACGTTTACCAGTACCTCGAGCCGCTTTACAACGACTACCGCAAGATTAGGCAAAAGCTCAGCGATGGAA AATTCACGCTGACACACGTTGACGAATTCATTGACGAGCTCCTGACCAAGGACTATAGCTGCGACACTGCCCTCCCCCGCATTCAGAAAAG ATGGATCCTTGAAGCTTCTGGAACTCTAGAACCTAGAAGAAGTGCACTTGAAGACGATTTTGATGAAGAGGAGGAAGATAAGGAGGATGGACAGCCTATGGACGTAGACGAGCCTAACACTCGTGAAAAG GACCATCTTCGTGGAAGGAGCCCCACCAAAGAACGGGATAGGGAAAGGGAGAGGGACAGAGACAGGAAACACGAAAGGCATCACAG GGACCGAGATCATGACAGAGATCGGGATCATGACAGGGACTATGGAAGAGGCCGGGAAAGAGATCGAGACAGAGATAGAGGCCGtgaaagagatagagagagggaTAGGGAACGAGACCGTCACCGCATCCGAGATGACGATTACAACCGAGATCGAGACCGGGATGGCAGGGAAAGGGAACGCCGGGACAGAGACCGTGGCAGGCACAGGAGTCGCTCAAGGAGCAGGAGCCGGGATCGGCGTGAAAGAGACcgtgaagtgggagagctccgtAAGAGGCGTGGCCGTGGTAGTGCCAGTCCTCCTCGAGGGCGTGCCGAGGATGGTCCGAGGGAGGAGCCTAATAAGAAgagaaaggaaaagaaagagaagaaggGCAGCGGGAACGGTCCAGATCCTAATGATCCAGAGATTATAGAGATGAACAAGCTGCGTGCATCGATAGGGTTGGGACCACTGAAGTAG